Proteins encoded together in one Coffea arabica cultivar ET-39 chromosome 2c, Coffea Arabica ET-39 HiFi, whole genome shotgun sequence window:
- the LOC113725744 gene encoding probable 2-oxoglutarate-dependent dioxygenase SLC1, whose translation MAPGLSLAGELDRDDEQLESRYQKGVQYLYENSNGIMSRVPTKYILPIPERPNSRTEDHCNARSTNLNLPVIDCAELQGPDRSQVIQSLAKACEEYGFFQLVNHGISREIIQNMIDAARRFFELSFDERAKYMSSDMFTPVRYGTSFNQNKDKVFCWRDFLKLSCTPISNSLEYWPSSPIDFRKVALNYANQTKSLYLMLMGAILESLGLLEEPVEEVNGNPILKEFEDGSQLMVLNCYPPCPEPDLTLGMPAHSDYGLLTLLLQDEVKGLQIEHQGNWLTVEPVPNSFVVNVGDHLEIFSNGKYKSVLHRVLVNSSNHRISTASLHSLPFDCVVRPSPKLIDETNPRRYKDTDFATFLEYISSREPKTKNFLESRKLM comes from the exons ATGGCTCCTGGTTTAAGTCTTGCAGGTGAACTTGACAGGGACGATGAGCAATTAGAGAGCAGATATCAGAAAGGAGTTCAATATCTCTACGAAAATAGTAATGGCATCATGAGTAGAGTTCCGACAAAGTACATATTGCCTATCCCAGAAAGGCCGAATTCGAGGACAGAAGATCATTGCAATGCAAGAAGCACAAATCTCAACTTGCCTGTTATCGATTGTGCTGAGCTACAAGGGCCCGATAGATCCCAAGTTATTCAATCCTTGGCAAAAGCTTGCGAGGAATACGGATTTTTTCAG TTGGTAAACCATGGGATATCAAGAGAAATCATACAGAATATGATCGATGCAGCAAGAAGATTTTTCGAGCTTTCTTTTGATGAGAGAGCAAAGTACATGTCTTCAGATATGTTTACACCAGTTCGATATGGCACAAGTTTCAACCAAAACAAAGATAAAGTTTTCTGCTGGAGAGATTTCTTAAAACTAAGCTGCACTCCCATCTCAAATTCTCTCGAATATTGGCCATCTTCTCCTATAGATTTCAG GAAGGTAGCTCTTAACTACGCCAATCAAACTAAATCCTTGTACCTGATGTTAATGGGTGCAATTCTTGAGAGCCTAGGGTTGTTGGAGGAACCAGTGGAAGAAGTGAATGGCAATCCAATTCTGAAAGAATTCGAAGATGGAAGCCAACTCATGGTGTTAAATTGCTACCCTCCGTGTCCGGAACCTGACCTAACCCTTGGAATGCCGGCTCATTCTGATTATGGCTTGCTCACACTTCTTCTCCAAGACGAGGTTAAGGGACTTCAAATAGAGCATCAAGGAAACTGGCTCACAGTTGAACCCGTTCCAAACTCCTTTGTTGTTAATGTTGGTGATCATTTGGAG ATATTTAGCAACGGGAAATACAAAAGCGTGCTGCATAGGGTTCTTGTGAATTCCTCGAACCATCGAATATCTACTGCCTCATTGCACAGTCTGCCTTTCGATTGTGTGGTTCGACCATCGCCTAAGCTCATAGATGAAACCAACCCCAGGCGTTATAAGGATACAGATTTCGCTACATTTCTTGAATACATCTCATCCCGTGAACCCAAGACCAAAAATTTCCTAGAATCCAGGAAATTGATGTGA